In one Excalfactoria chinensis isolate bCotChi1 chromosome 17, bCotChi1.hap2, whole genome shotgun sequence genomic region, the following are encoded:
- the ARSG gene encoding arylsulfatase G, translating into MMTPAPRSVLLLAMLVGLCAPPVAQGKPNFIVILADDLGWGDLGANWAETKETPHLDELAAEGTRFVDFHSAASTCSPSRASLLTGRLGVRNGVTHNFAISSLGGLPLNETTLAEVLRAAGYSTAAIGKWHLGHHGHHHPIFRGFDYYFGIPYSHDMGCTDTPGYNMPPCPPCPQHGAASSPTNKDCYTDVALPLFENLTIIQQPVNLSSLVEQYMKAAARFIQQARNRSRPFFLYLALAHMHVPLQITPPSDRGIYGAALREMDALVGRVKRLADSCGKGSTLLWFTGDNGPWMQKCELAGRLGPLLGTWQRARGGSPAKQTTWEGGHRVPALAYWPGHIPAKRSSHAILSTLDVFPTLVALAGATLPPNRRFDGMDVSPVLLGLSDVGHKMLLHPNSGAAGKDGAVEALRLAQYKAFYTTGGAKACDGSTGPEEHHRPPLIFNLDRDIEEQEPLDVASSEYQAVLPAISRAYAQALEDIATDNITVADYSKDPAAVPCCSTQHVACRCHAPTSHTASLDQHTDRRATRLCL; encoded by the exons ATGATGACTCCAGCCCCAcggtctgtgctgctgctcgcCATGCTTGTGGGACTCTGCGCTCCGCCAGTGGCACAGGGGAAGCCAAACTTCATTGTCATCCTGGCAGACGATTTGGGCTGGGGGGACCTGGGGGCCAACTGGGCCGAGACGAAGGAGACCCCACATTTGGATGAGTTGGCTGCCGAAGGGACAAG GTTCGTGGATTTCCACTCGGCTGCCTCCACCTGCTCACCATCCCGTGCCTCTCTGCTCACGGGGCGCCTCGGTGTGCGCAATGGGGTGACCCACAACTTCGCCATCAGCTCTCTGGGCGGCCTGCCCCTCAATGAGACCACGCTGGCTGAGGTGCTGCGGGCAGCAgggtacagcacagcagctatAG GCAAATGGCACCTGGGGCACCACGGCCACCACCACCCCATCTTCCGTG GGTTCGACTATTACTTCGGGATCCCCTACAGCCACGACATGGGCTGCACAGACACTCCTGGCTACAACATGCCACCCTGCccaccctgcccacagcacggCGCGGCCAGCAG ccccaccaACAAGGACTGCTATACGGATGTGGCCCTTCCTCTCTTTGAGAACCTCACTATCATCCAGCAGCCCGTCAACCTCAGCAGCCTGGTGGAGCAGTACATGAAGGCAGCAGCACGCTTCATTCAGCAGGCAAG GAACCGCAGCCGTCCCTTCTTCCTCTATCTGGCACTGGCCCACATGCACGTGCCACTGCAGATCACCCCACCGTCAGACAGGGGCATCTATGGGGCTGCCCTACGTGAGATGGATGCCCTGGTGGGACGTGTCAAGCGCCTGGCTGACAGCTGTGGGAAGGGCAGCACGCTGCTGTGGTTCACAG GTGACAACGGCCCTTGGATGCAGAAGTGTGAGCTGGCGGGACGCCTGGGGCCACTGCTGGGGACCTGGCAGAGGGCACGAG GAGGCAGCCCTGCCAAGCAGACCACCTGGGAAGGAGGGCACCGGGTGCCGGCGCTGGCGTACTGGCCTGGCCACATCCCTGCCAAGCGGAGCAGCCACGCCATACTAAG CACCCTGGATGTTTTCCCCACGCTGGTGGCCCTGGCTGGAGCCACACTTCCCCCAAACAGGCGCTTTGATGGCATGGACGTGTCCCCAGTTCTCTTGGGGCTGTCAGACGTGGGACACAAG ATGCTGCTTCATCCCAACAGCGGGGCAGCGGGGAAGGACGGGGCGGTCGAGGCACTGCGGCTGGCTCAGTACAAGGCGTTCTACACCACAG GAGGAGCGAAGGCTTGTGATGGAAGCACTGGGCCAGAAGAGCATCACCGACCACCGCTCATTTTCAACTTGGATCGCGATATCGAGGAGCAGGAGCCTTTGGATGTGGCTTCCAGCGAGtatcaggcagtgctgcctgcaatCAGCAGGGCTTATGCCCAGGCTCTGGAGGATATTGCAACAGACAACATCACGGTTGCAGACTACTCCAAGGACCCAGCAGCagtgccctgctgcagcacacagcacgtGGCCTGCCGATGCCACGCACCCACATCTCACACAGCCTCGCTGGACCAGCACACGGACCGAAGAGCAACACGGCTTTGTCTGTAA
- the SLC16A6 gene encoding monocarboxylate transporter 7, whose amino-acid sequence MTVKAVKMPCTTPNVYTKVPDGGWGWAIAVAFFFVEALTYGVIKSFGVFFNDLMESFDETNSRISWIISICVFVQTFTAPLSTVLSNRFGHRFVVMAGGMLVSTGMITASFAHSVVHMYITIGIISGLGYCLSFLPTVTILSQYFDKRRSLVTAVASTGECFAVFLFAPVNTHLKEQIGWRYSLLFVGALQLSIVICGSLLRPMIIKEQEEEEEVKAQPPEEPAETKYMLENEQTRTSIESIDSGVEITTSPKNVPGNTKAEPKSEEPKDHVQIIVENNSTPTEPKTKLLDFSVMRDYSFICYAFFGLFATLGFFAPSLYVIPLSRSLGISKDHSAYILSAMAIAEVLGRISAGWVLNKEPIRKIHIELICVILLSVALFAFPFASEFWGLMTCSIFFGFMLGTVAGTHIPLLAEDDVVGIARMSSAAGVYVFIQSFSGLAGPPLAGVIVDRTQNYSSAFYSCAAGTVMGAVFLSLVRPCRVGMCHQQPPGTEGSVTEGTQDSPEDFIDMDIGKADHSGKGSDSVA is encoded by the exons ATGACGGTCAAAGCAGTAAAAATGCCGTGCACCACTCCAAATGTTTATACTAAAGTGCCTGACGGAGGATGGGGCTGGGCAATCGCTGTGGCTTTCTTCTTTGTGGAAGCTCTTACGTACGGCGTTATAAAATCGTTTGGAGTTTTCTTCAATGACCTGATGGAAAGCTTTGATGAAACCAACAGCAGGATATCGTGGATAATATccatctgtgtgtttgtgcagaCGTTCACAG CTCCTCTGTCGACGGTGCTCAGCAACCGCTTCGGTCACCGCTTCGTCGTGATGGCTGGAGGGATGCTGGTCAGCACCGGCATGATCACCGCCTCCTTTGCCCACAGTGTTGTTCACATGTACATCACCATCGGCATCATTTCTG GCCTCGGGTACTGCCTCTCTTTCCTCCCGACTGTCACCATTTTATCACAGTATTTTGACAAAAGACGTTCGCTGGTCACAGCAGTGGCATCTACAGGAGAATGTTTTGCTGTCTTCCTCTTTGCACCAG TAAACACTCATTTGAAGGAGCAGATTGGCTGGAGATACAGCCTCCTCTTTGTTGGGGCGCTGCAGCTGAGCATTGTCATCTGTGGATCGCTGCTGCGACCCATGATAATCAAAgagcaagaagaagaagaagaagtgAAGGCGCAGCCTCCAGAAGAGCCTGCAGAGACAAAGTACATGCTTGAAAACGAGCAAACACGCACCTCAATAGAGTCCATTGACTCAGGAGTAGAAATAACTACCTCACCCAAAAATGTGCCTGGAAACACCAAAGCAGAGCCGAAAAGTGAAGAACCAAAGGACCATGTACAGATAATTGTTGAAAATAACAGCACCCCTACAGAACCAAAAACCAAACTACTGGACTTCTCTGTGATGAGAGACTATAGCTTTATCTGTTATGCATTCTTTGGCCTATTTGCTACCCTGGGGTTCTTCGCTCCCTCCCTATACGTCATTCCCCTGAGCCGCAGCCTTGGCATCAGCAAAGACCATTCTGCGTACATACTGTCTGCAATGGCCATCGCAGAGGTCTTGGGCAGAATTTCAGCTGGCTGGGTGCTCAACAAAGAGCCGATCCGCAAGATCCACATTGAACTCATCTGTGTCATTCTGCTGTCCGTAGCACTGTTTGCCTTCCCTTTTGCCTCTGAATTCTGGGGGTTGATGACATGTAGCATATTTTTTGGGTTCATGCTTGGCACAGTAGCAGGCACACATATCCCACTGCTGGCAGAAGACGACGTGGTTGGCATTGCAAGAATGTCTTCTGCAGCTGGAGTCTATGTCTTCATTCAGAGCTTTTCTGGGTTGGCTGGCCCACCCCTCGCAG GCGTCATAGTGGACAGAACACAAAACTACAGCTCGGCCTTCTactcctgtgctgctggcacGGTCATGGGTGCTGTGTTTCTGTCCTTGGTGAGACCGTGCAGGGTTGGGATGTGCCACCAACAGCCACCGGGCACGGAGGGAAGCGTGACAGAAGGCACACAAGACTCACCAGAGGACTTCATAGACATGGATATTGGAAAGGCAGATCATTCAGGAAAAGGCTCTGACAGCGTGGCTTAA